Proteins co-encoded in one Arthrobacter sp. ERGS1:01 genomic window:
- a CDS encoding alpha/beta fold hydrolase: MAAQGKHSAPEAAHTIEGSLPGLNVAAFDPEQPANLPPVFLIHGFASSIELNWVKSGWVSALNRAGRRVLSVDLPGHGGSTSPIDLDSYTPGKIRADLLQILIDMGVRPLREGDPASGVDLIGYSLGSRLAWEFGATQPELVRKMVLGGPNPKDPLAEFDLAAAQDFLNDGTPIADESTAWLLGMAQLIPSNDIFALLALIQAIKMEPFDPTDAVPKMPILLVAGEHDERAKTMGQLAALNGRAEQHVIPGRTHNNAVTSRDFKDAAIAFLG; the protein is encoded by the coding sequence ATGGCAGCCCAAGGCAAACACTCGGCCCCGGAGGCCGCCCACACGATCGAGGGATCCCTGCCCGGGCTCAACGTTGCCGCCTTTGATCCGGAGCAGCCAGCCAACCTCCCGCCCGTCTTCCTCATCCACGGCTTTGCCTCCTCGATCGAATTGAACTGGGTGAAAAGCGGCTGGGTCAGCGCCCTGAACCGCGCCGGCCGCCGGGTGCTTTCAGTGGACTTGCCCGGCCATGGCGGGAGCACCTCCCCCATCGACCTGGACTCCTACACGCCTGGCAAGATCCGCGCGGATTTGCTGCAGATCCTCATCGACATGGGCGTGCGCCCTTTGCGTGAGGGCGACCCCGCCTCGGGCGTCGACCTGATCGGCTATTCGCTCGGCTCGCGGCTGGCCTGGGAATTTGGTGCCACCCAGCCGGAGCTGGTGCGCAAGATGGTGCTGGGCGGGCCCAACCCGAAGGATCCGCTGGCCGAGTTCGACCTGGCCGCCGCGCAGGACTTCCTCAACGACGGAACACCCATTGCCGACGAATCCACCGCGTGGCTGCTGGGCATGGCCCAGCTGATCCCCTCCAACGATATTTTCGCGCTCCTGGCGCTCATCCAGGCCATCAAGATGGAACCGTTCGACCCCACCGACGCGGTGCCGAAGATGCCGATACTGCTCGTGGCCGGCGAACACGACGAACGTGCCAAGACGATGGGGCAGCTGGCCGCCCTCAACGGCCGCGCCGAACAACACGTCATCCCCGGCCGCACGCACAACAACGCCGTGACAAGCCGCGATTTCAAGGACGCCGCGATCGCCTTCCTCGGCTAA
- a CDS encoding IclR family transcriptional regulator, producing the protein MTETPGPAHSQTLSRGVRTLEILAAAPGPLTIAEVATQLGVHRSIAYRIVRTLEDHSLVVRDSAGRLAPGPGLAVLARGVSRDLQSAALPELTELSQSLAMTAFVVMWDREECVTLAAVEPRHSGATLAQHPGTRHPVGVGAPGIALQSLYTPEQWRIQAPGQVYRPEAAEAARLGYATSHDEVIAGLSSVAAPVRIPGGRPAAVAVVYIRNDQDPGTIGTAVHAAASRIESALA; encoded by the coding sequence ATGACAGAGACCCCCGGCCCGGCCCATTCCCAGACACTGTCCCGGGGCGTGCGGACGCTGGAGATCCTTGCCGCGGCCCCCGGGCCGCTGACGATTGCCGAGGTCGCGACGCAACTGGGCGTCCACCGTTCCATCGCGTACAGGATTGTGCGCACGCTGGAGGACCACTCCCTGGTGGTGCGTGACTCCGCGGGCCGGCTGGCCCCCGGACCCGGTCTCGCCGTGCTGGCCCGGGGCGTTTCGCGAGACCTGCAAAGCGCCGCGCTGCCCGAACTCACGGAACTTTCGCAAAGCCTGGCCATGACCGCATTCGTGGTGATGTGGGACCGTGAGGAGTGCGTGACACTGGCCGCCGTCGAGCCGCGGCACTCGGGCGCAACCCTCGCCCAACATCCCGGCACCCGGCACCCTGTGGGTGTTGGCGCCCCCGGGATCGCCCTGCAATCCCTTTACACGCCCGAACAATGGCGGATTCAGGCGCCGGGCCAGGTGTACCGGCCCGAGGCCGCCGAGGCCGCACGGCTCGGATATGCCACGAGCCATGATGAGGTCATTGCCGGCCTGTCCTCGGTGGCGGCGCCGGTGCGGATTCCCGGTGGCCGGCCGGCCGCCGTGGCCGTGGTCTACATCCGCAACGACCAGGACCCCGGCACTATCGGCACGGCGGTCCATGCCGCGGCGTCGCGGATCGAATCCGCGCTGGCCTAA
- a CDS encoding MFS transporter translates to MTSSLPPVSRPPAGHSTVTEEAPAPEKKVGRYAMLPRLAGTSYIPLGLFARVPLAMLTIGVLTLVTAVSKSYAIGGFAAGAIGIGAAIGAPLIGYLADRLGQKPVLIVSAVVNAVIVAAVVGLAYAIDDFTTGATVGLLVVALLAGASSPQVGPLSRVRWMALSRKLPKEQRGPLVDTALSLEGTADEITFVLGPALVGLLASLVAPWLPLVLAAVMTISLVTLFAIHPTHTAVAPRRAGMNGNAGYVPKDSVNWFKVAVPVAGMLCMGTFFGSSQTALTAFTGVHGSVDQAGLMYAVMGASSAFAALSVAYWPATFKHAWRWVLTAALMTAGTAAFLLPGSLGTMIIVLLLVGIPVGPTMVTIFSVGSVIAPPQWMGTVMTALASGIVAGTALGSSIAGSLAQSVGYHAAFIVPIAAAGTLLVLGIVTAVVLRRPAKA, encoded by the coding sequence GGCCGGCACCTCCTACATTCCGTTGGGCCTTTTTGCCCGCGTCCCCCTGGCCATGCTCACGATTGGCGTGCTGACCCTTGTCACGGCCGTCAGCAAGTCCTACGCGATCGGCGGTTTTGCCGCCGGCGCCATCGGGATCGGCGCCGCGATCGGCGCGCCGCTGATCGGCTACCTAGCGGACAGGCTTGGCCAAAAGCCCGTCCTCATCGTCTCCGCCGTGGTGAACGCCGTGATCGTGGCTGCCGTGGTCGGGCTGGCCTACGCCATTGACGATTTCACCACGGGGGCAACCGTGGGCCTGCTGGTCGTCGCGCTGCTGGCCGGTGCCTCGTCCCCGCAGGTGGGCCCGTTGTCGAGGGTGCGCTGGATGGCGTTGAGCCGGAAACTGCCCAAGGAACAGCGCGGGCCGCTGGTCGATACGGCGCTGTCGCTGGAAGGCACCGCCGACGAGATCACCTTCGTGCTGGGCCCGGCCCTGGTGGGCCTGCTGGCGTCCCTCGTGGCACCGTGGCTGCCGCTGGTCCTGGCCGCCGTCATGACCATTTCGCTCGTGACCCTGTTCGCCATCCACCCCACCCACACCGCCGTGGCCCCGCGCCGCGCCGGCATGAACGGCAACGCCGGCTACGTGCCCAAGGACTCCGTCAACTGGTTCAAGGTGGCGGTTCCCGTGGCGGGCATGCTGTGCATGGGCACCTTCTTCGGATCCTCGCAAACGGCCCTGACGGCCTTTACCGGCGTCCACGGCTCGGTGGATCAGGCCGGGCTGATGTACGCCGTCATGGGTGCCAGCTCCGCCTTTGCGGCCCTGTCCGTCGCCTACTGGCCGGCCACGTTCAAGCACGCCTGGCGCTGGGTGCTGACGGCCGCGCTCATGACCGCCGGAACCGCGGCCTTCCTGTTGCCGGGGTCGCTGGGCACCATGATCATCGTGCTGTTGCTGGTCGGCATTCCGGTCGGCCCCACCATGGTCACCATTTTCAGCGTGGGCAGCGTCATCGCCCCGCCGCAGTGGATGGGCACCGTCATGACGGCCCTGGCCAGCGGCATCGTGGCCGGCACCGCACTGGGCTCCTCGATCGCCGGATCACTGGCGCAGTCCGTCGGCTACCATGCGGCCTTCATCGTGCCGATCGCGGCCGCCGGGACGTTGCTGGTGCTCGGCATCGTCACGGCAGTGGTGCTCCGCCGCCCGGCCAAGGCCTGA